A portion of the Mustela erminea isolate mMusErm1 chromosome 19, mMusErm1.Pri, whole genome shotgun sequence genome contains these proteins:
- the APOE gene encoding apolipoprotein E codes for MKVLWAALVVTLLAGCWADVEPESPLEGEPKPERELEPEAGWQAGQPWELALARFWDYLRWVQTLSDQVQEDVLNNQVTQELTVLMEETMKEVKAYRAELEEQLGPMASETQARVAKELQAAQARLRSDMEDVRNRLTQYRGEVQAMLGQSTEELRARFASHLRKLRKRMLRDAEDLQKRLAVYRAGVREGAERSVSTVRERLWPLLEQARTRHANLGALATQPLRERADALGQQLRGRLEEVGSRARSHLEEVREQMEEVRAKMEEQANQMRQQAEAFQARLKSWFEPLVEDMQRQWAGLVEKVQAALGTSPTTAAPVETQ; via the exons ATGAAGGTTCTGTGGGCCGCGCTGGTGGTCACGCTCCTGGCAG GATGCTGGGCCGATGTGGAGCCAGAGTCCCCACTGGAGGGGGAGCCGAAGCCGGAGCGGGAGCTGGAGCCTGAGGCCGGGTGGCAGGCTGGTCAGCCCTGGGAGCTAGCACTGGCCCGCTTCTGGGATTACCTACGCTGGGTGCAGACACTGTCTGACCAGGTGCAGGAGGACGTCCTCAACAACCAGGTCACCCAGGAACTGAC GGTGCTGATGGAGGAAACCATGAAAGAGGTGAAAGCCTACAGAGCGGAGCTGGAGGAGCAGCTGGGCCCCATGGCCTCGGAGACACAGGCCCGCGTGGCTAAGGAGCTGCAGGCGGCGCAGGCGCGGCTGCGCTCAGACATGGAGGACGTGCGCAACCGCCTGACGCAGTACCGCGGCGAGGTGCAGGCCATGCTGGGCCAGAGCACCGAGGAGCTGCGGGCGCGCTTCGCCTCCCACTTGCGCAAGCTGCGCAAGAGGATGCTGCGGGACGCCGAGGACCTGCAGAAGCGCCTGGCCGTGTACCGCGCCGGGGTGCGCGAGGGCGCCGAGCGCAGCGTGAGCACCGTCCGCGAGCGCCTCTGGCCGCTGCTGGAGCAGGCCCGCACGCGGCACGCCAACCTGGGGGCCCTGGCCACCCAGCCGCTGCGAGAGCGTGCCGACGCCCTGGGCCAGCAGCTGCGCGGGCGGCTGGAAGAGGTGGGCAGCCGCGCCCGCAGCCACTTGGAGGAGGTGCGCGAGCAGATGGAGGAGGTGCGGGCCAAGATGGAGGAGCAGGCCAACCAGATGCGCCAGCAGGCCGAGGCCTTCCAGGCCCGCCTCAAGAGCTGGTTCGAGCCCCTGGTGGAAGACATGCAGCGCCAGTGGGCGGGGCTGGTGGAGAAGGTGCAGGCGGCCCTAGGCACCAGCCCCACCACCGCAGCGCCGGTGGAGACACAATGA